The genomic DNA AAACTACCACGTAATTTTTTAAACATTTATTTATTCCTCTCATTAATGTTATTTAACTAGAAAAATCAAAAACTTAAATTTGGTAAATCATCAGCTTTTTTGAGAATAAATAAACTTTCATCTCCGCCTCTGCCAATTCTCAATGTTTCATCTAAATAAGTAATATCAAGCGTGGGAATTCTACCTTTTGGTCCTTTAGCATCTACAACTTTAAAAGGATTTAGTTGAGGAGTGTTAACACCTATAATTTTATCAATTGCTAAAAAGCGTTTATCAAAATAAACATTGATTCGTTTATCTGGTAAACCAGATGTATCTAAGTCAGGTTCAAAAATAGCTGTTACTTTCACATATCCAGAGATGATTTTTAAAGGGTGTTTTACCTGTGCTAAATTGAAAAACTTTTTATCTGCAACATTAATTACTTGATAAACTTTACCTATTTGTAAACCCAAGGGGAGAGAGTCTAAAGCACGAATTTCTCTAGCTGTTGAATATTGTAATTGCCAAGCTCCATTTAATAAATTAACGGCATTTTGAATTGGTTGAGGATGAGGATTTAGATTTTCTAAGTCTACAGTTAACTTTTCTATTTCTGCGGCTTGATTAGTGTTGATTTTTAAATTTGTAATAGGAGAACCATCATCTTGGGTTTTAATTTTTTTTAGTAATGTATGTAACTGTGCTTTTAATGTTTGACAATCCATAAACTGAGATATTTCTGTAATTAACAAATAAAATTGTACCTCAAAATGGAACTCAAAACCGTCACTTTAGAAATTCCTGT from Okeanomitos corallinicola TIOX110 includes the following:
- a CDS encoding PAP/fibrillin family protein, with translation MDCQTLKAQLHTLLKKIKTQDDGSPITNLKINTNQAAEIEKLTVDLENLNPHPQPIQNAVNLLNGAWQLQYSTAREIRALDSLPLGLQIGKVYQVINVADKKFFNLAQVKHPLKIISGYVKVTAIFEPDLDTSGLPDKRINVYFDKRFLAIDKIIGVNTPQLNPFKVVDAKGPKGRIPTLDITYLDETLRIGRGGDESLFILKKADDLPNLSF